A region from the Acyrthosiphon pisum isolate AL4f chromosome A1, pea_aphid_22Mar2018_4r6ur, whole genome shotgun sequence genome encodes:
- the LOC100158855 gene encoding fatty acid synthase isoform X2, whose translation MEDKEDIFEVVISGVGGKFPMSENMDELRINLNNKVNMVTESDCRWNKDEWSGVPAATGKISVHQKLDDTFMGMNSRIVKALDPLTRCLLERVYEAIIDAGLNPKHLYGSKTSVYTASCVSDSEAIGCDEKLTTPFWLLAHVRALLANRVSNIFNLQGPSYTIDSSWIGGIEVLKQAAADVAKGRIKSALVGVTNIIWHPDMAKHWIGLDKLSADGICRSFDENASGYGRSEGVVVLLLQRSTDALRSYGTILHCDARLCMEKAINFIRPSEDSFREFFKSFYEDCKVSPENVSYLESDGSACKYYEEKELNVSSDIFCENKRISPLLIGSIKSNLGHTEGASSLVAIVKALIALDSGIIPPNINYVTPNIKIEALKKEKMKVVTEPTKLEGTIVATTTLGMPSSIGHVLLKQNPKTKLYPQLGPSQRLVILSSRTEKGISEAIDRVKSLPRDDEYLGLIQNAFSENITGHFHRGYAVLNEEASPTFGVQEIGEFNRPVWFVFAGMGSQWPGMASDLMEIPCFADSVKRCDKYIRPIGYDIFDILTNPDPEVLKQKPMISFLAITTMHIAFVDLLAKLGIHPDFMFGHSLGENGCAYADGCFSTYETLMAAYARGKVSEFLKPEKGLMAAVGLNYQNIPDLPSSIDIGCHNSEDNVTLSGPSDDMENYLETLKKRNVFVRTVNSNGIAYHSRLVRRQAEFVQKFIEKAVPNPKKRSSRWISTSIPEANWNSELAQWSSGKYHANNFKKTVYFSEACQKIPKNVIVIEIAPHGLFQGILKSALDSSCKIVSVAKRGSKSPLKHFLTTLGELYSSGLHFNLDTIYPPPEYPVSRGTPSLAPLVSWNHEETWPINTYYGNSNSDYVQLCLRDKTSRHLLGHKVNDAVVVPLSFFITEVLKSLENKQSAILNKSHQTIFENVFVHTPLISTAEESNGFYTQIQPGTGSFEVIESRHVLLSGLVYTDDSNHLISPEPPTDYEVNIENEWISDNEIYKVFSENNINFSTPYCTIQKILIHDKGFLANIFWKNDLNINLNSMMQLKMFADLQSYHDLPLLPSWFRSLVIDSEIIKNINHGSMVYITFDTRTNVIRGPGIEIETLKTSIFPTIEPMPIHLNIQKVQFIEQPNPKIQNFMQFLSICMQLVKNTVHSSSKLKTKLKINDAIFVESFKRVFEIQPFLKADVEEYSNFQITDLLSNHVLLLVTEHLNEKLNKDIKNCAGKVFVLIKNSTVDDTYTTIVRYEHNGSIYRLITRLVKLPNKILEVSTKNSSWTDNIEQGLKLLSSNVSPIVLIKNDSENSLQVVQKIENIKSMIDFRYVLLYDDVKLFDLTKTFFREQLFKGLRQNILKNNSWGSYTILPCMDNLSTELNTNELQKYVNPKSEFSIKYIGSFKTNLMEDEVCTQYSGIDNEGKSVMGILKYKSKNKRYEIDNILKWYVDSEMTLEESGKCPLAYSMAYYCIVSKARVKVGDSILIHNGCSQDGQAFIRVALGFNCKIYVTTYNNDQSDFIKSLFPKLSSGNILDLNNSKFEIQLMSLTKGKGCDIVINAIPTEFLLASLRCVKPFGSFIHIGSQDVNVHTEIGMNMFLKNISLYGVQDLLNIVNSPIETKNQLKQLVENGIKNKIVSKLYEEISKTNKTSTNNVHNSEKLIETNNSDHSFVKKEMAYIIIGSATNLWIKTVNWLLQQEAKKLIFIIDGTNSVMRRSQRTIYSLIQRYSDVSFIMTSAERFNTTKEGETLLREFVSYSKIEALFCVEMSVTKLKNIDKACRNVLPDLKHFICMQSDAIEVCESRSNANYNCINVQCDKSVRKPEIILKYMNKLIESVNDSKPVSVIFDDPLISKHDNFDSISEYLPKTIKELLELNIDLPEYPRFEQCTSKSIPNTGNNSLLPVFIIPGLGVSRIQPLINQIMHPVFCAKFPSYINSVENAALGLLWPLKQIQSEGPFTIVGETWGGNIAVELAKIMEGFGETVNLILLDGCPSDNKKRLKLVDNFDFKQLSGNSEAKEKINSSIDVLMNQLSAVKDFIPNNTQLAANTVIARPSTSDILDSCINFEKYHCGKLTVHISKKSSYIEFINSLEAAAIINENSSFKW comes from the exons ATGGAGGACAAGGAAGACATTTTTGAAGTCGTCATATCCGGCGTGGGTGGCAAATTCCCCATGTCGGAAAACATGGATGAACTAAGAATAAATTTGAACAACAAAGTGAATATGGTAACCGAAAGTGATTGCAGATGGAATAAAG atgAATGGTCAGGAGTTCCAGCTGCTACAGGAAAAATAAGCGTACATCAAAAACTGGATGATACATTTATGGGAATGAATTCACGAATCGTAAAAGCATTGGATCCTTTGACAAGATGTTTATTGGAAAGAGTTTACGAAGCAATAATTGATGcag GACTGAATCCGAAACATCTCTACGGATCAAAAACTTCTGTTTACACGGCTTCATGTGTCAGTGATAGTGAAGCGATTGGATGTGATGAGAAATTAACTACACCATTTTGGCTCCTTGCACATGTTAGAGCTCTTTTGGCAAATAGAGTTtctaacatatttaatttacaaggaCCAAGCTATACAATTGATTCATCTTGGATTGGTGGTATAGAAGTTTTAAAACAAGCTGCAGCGGATGTAGCAAAAGGGAGGATTAAATCAGCATTGGTTGGCGTAACCAATATTATTTGGCATCCAGATATGGCGAAACATTGGATAGGATTAGATAAGCTTAGTGCTGATGGAATTTGCAGGTCATTCGACGAAAATG CAAGTGGATACGGTCGAAGCGAAGGTGTTGTTGTACTTCTACTCCAAAGGTCTACTGATGCATTACGTTCTTATGGTACTATTCTGCACTGTGATGCTAGACTTTGTATGGAAAAAGCGATCAACTTTATACGACCATCCGAAGATTCATTCCGtgaatttttcaaatcattCTATGAAGATTGTAAAGTTTCACCAGAAAATGTTTCTTATTTAGAATCCGATGGATCTGCTTGCAAA tattacgAAGAAAAAGAGCTTAACGTATCATCAGACATTTTCTGTGAAAATAAAAGGATCTCTCCTTTATTAATTGGATCAATAAAAAGTAACTTAGGACATACCGAAGGTGCATCGAGTTTGGTAGCAATTGTGAAAGCATTAATAGCGTTAGATTCTGGCATTATTCCACCTAATATCAACTATGtaacaccaaatattaaaattgaagctttgaaaaaagaaaaaatgaag gtGGTCACGGAACCTACAAAGTTAGAGGGGACTATTGTTGCAACAACAACTTTGGGAATGCCATCATCCATTGGTCATGTTCTACTTAAACAGAATCCCAAAACAAAGTTGTATCCTCAACTGGGACCTAGTCAAAGATTAGTTATATTGTCATCAAGAACAGAAAAAGGAATTTCTGAAGCAATAGACAGAGTCAAATCTTTGCCTAGGGATGATGAATATTTAGGACTTATTCAAAATGCCTTCAGTGAAAATATAACTGGCCATTTCCACAGAGGTTATGCAGTACTTAACGAAGAAGCTTCACCAACATTTGGCGTACAA gaGATAGGCGAATTCAATCGTCCAGTATGGTTTGTTTTTGCTGGTATGGGATCACAGTGGCCTGGAATGGCGTCAGATCTAATGGAAATACCATGTTTTGCTGATAGTGTTAAACGATGTGATAAATACATTCGTCCTATTGGATACGatatatttgacatattaaCAAATCCAGATCCTGAAGTTCTTAAACAAAAACCAATGATTTCATTCTTAGCAATAACTACTATGCAC ATCGCATTTGTAGATCTATTAGCGAAGCTCGGTATTCACCCCGATTTTATGTTTGGTCATTCTTTGGGTGAAAATGGATGCGCTTATGCTGATGGATGTTTCAGTACGTATGAAACTTTAATGGCAGCATATGCTAGAGGCAAAGTATCCGAATTCTTAAAGCCTGAAAAAGGCCTCATGGCAGCGGTAG gtttaaattatcaaaatatacctGATTTGCCATCTAGTATTGATATAGGATGCCATAATTCTGAAGATAATGTTACTTTATCTGGTCCTTCTGATGACATGGAAAATTACTTGGAGACTCTGAAGAAACGAAACGTTTTTGTTAGAACTGTAAATTCAAATGGGATTGCGTATCATTCAAGATTGGTCAGAAGACAAGCTGAATTTGTTcagaaatttattgaaaaa gcTGTACCAAATCCAAAGAAACGATCTTCAAGATGGATATCAACTTCTATACCGGAAGCTAATTGGAATAGTGAATTAGCACAATGGAGCTCTGGAAAATATCatgcaaataattttaagaaaactgtttatttttccGAAGCATGtcaaaaaatacctaaaaatgttatagtcATAGAAATAGCTCCTCACGGTCTATTTCAAGGAATATTAAAATCAGCCTTAGATAGTTCATGTAAAATTGTCTCTGTAGCAAAACGAGGAAGTAAAAGTCCACTAAAACATTTTCTAACAACACTTGGTGAACTCTATTCTAGTGGTCTTCACTTTAATTTGGATACAATCTACCCTCCACCAGAATATCCTGTTTCGAGAGGAACTCCGAGCTTAGCCCCTCTTGTATCTTGGAACCACGAAGAAACTTGGCcaattaacacatattatggCAAT tCTAATTCAGACTATGTACAACTTTGTCTACGTGATAAAACTTCAAGACATCTATTAGGACATAAAGTCAATGATGCAGTTGTGGTGCCTCTATCATTTTTCATT ACAGAAGTGTTGAAATCACTAGAAAATAAGCAATCAGCTATCTTAAATAAATCACACcaaacaatatttgaaaacGTTTTTGTTCATACACCTCTAATTTCGACCGCTGAAG aatccAACGGTTTTTATACACAAATTCAACCAGGTACTGGTTCTTTTGAAGTGATTGAATCTCGACATGTATTATTATCTGGATTGGTATACACTGATGATAGCAACCATCTTATTAGTCCAGAACCACCAACAGATTATGAagttaatattgaaaatgaatGGATATcagataatgaaatatataaagtattttctgaaaataatattaatttctcaaCTCCTTATTGTACCATTCAAAAAATCCTTATTCACGATAAAG gTTTCTTGGcaaatatattttggaaaaacgaTCTCAACATCAATCTCAACTCAATGatgcagttaaaaatgtttgctGATCTTCAATCATATCATGACTTACCTTTGCTTCCATCTTGGTTTAGAAGTTTAGTTATCGATAgtgaaataatcaaaaatattaatcatggATCGATGgtttatattacatttgataCTAGAACTAATGTTATTAGAGGGCCCGGGATagaaattgaaactttaaaGACTTCAATTTTTCCAACAATTGAGCCAATGcctatacatttgaatattcaaAAAGTACAATTTATCGAACAACCAAATCCTAAAAttcaa aattttatgcAGTTTTTAAGCATTTGTATGCAACTGGTCAAAAATACGGTACACTCGTCatcaaagttaaaaacaaaattaaaaattaatgatgctATATTTGTAGAATCATTTAAAAGGGTTTTTGAAATACAGCCATTTTTAAAG GCAGATGTTGAAgaatattcaaattttcaaataacagATTTATTATCCAATCATGTATTACTTTTAGTAACTGAacatttaaacgaaaaattaaataaagatataaaaaattgcGCAGGAAAagtatttgttttgataaagaATTCAACTGTTGATGATACGTATACCACAATTGTTCGATATGAGCATAATGGTTCTATTTATCGTCTAATAACAAGACTAGTGAAATTACCGAACAAAATTTTAGAGGTTAGCACTAAAAATAGTTCATGGACAGATAACATAGAACAAggacttaaattattatctagtaACGTTTCACCAatagttttgattaaaaatgattCAGAAAATTCATTGCAAGTggtacaaaaaattgaaaatatcaaatcTATGATTGATTTtag ATACGTCTTACTTTACGATGatgtaaaattgtttgatttgacCAAGACCTTCTTCAGGGAACAACTATTTAAAGGGTTAAGGCaaaacatattgaaaaataatagctGGGGAAGTTATACCATACTTCCTTGTATGGATAATCTTTCTACTGAGTTAAATACTAATGAGTTGCAAAAATATGTTAATCCGAAAag tgAATTCTCCATCAAGTATATAGGatcttttaaaacaaatttaatg GAAGATGAAGTATGTACTCAATACTCGGGTATAGACAATGAAGGAAAAAGTGTAatgggtattttaaaatataaatctaaaaataagcGATACGAAATCGATAATATTCTAAAGTGGTATGTAGATTCTGAAATGACCTTGGAAGAATCAGGAAAGTGTCCATTAGCTTACTCAAtg GCTTACTATTGTATTGTAAGCAAAGCACGTGTTAAAGTTGGAGATTCAATTCTTATACATAATGGGTGTTCACAAGATGGACAAGCATTTATAAGAGTTGCCCTTGGATTTAATTGTAAGATCTACGTAACTACATATAATAATGACCAATCTGactttataaaaagtttatttccAAAG ttgagtAGCGGCAATATACTAGATCTCAATAATAGCAAGTTTGAAATACAACTAATGAGTTTAACAAAGGGAAAAGGATGTGACATCGTTATCAATGCTATACCAACTGAATTCCTGTTGGCTTCTCTTCGATGTGTTAAACCGTTTGGCTCATTTATACACATAGGTTCACAAGATGTGAATGTTCATACAGAAATTG GCatgaatatgtttttaaaaaatatttcattatacgGTGTACAAGACTTATTAAACATAGTTAATTCTCCTATCGAAACCAAAAACCAACTCAAGCAGCTTGTTGAAAATGGTATCAAGAATAAAATAGTTAGTAAATTATATGaagaaatttcaaaaacaaataagacATCTACTAAcaa TGTCCATAATTCAGAGAAACTAATTGAAACAAATAACTCAGATCATAGTTTTGTTAAAAAAGAAATGGCATACATAATTATTGGTTCTGCGACGAATTTATGGATTAAAACAGTTAACTGGCTTCTTCAACAAGAggcaaaaaaattgatattcatCATTGATGGTACCAATTCAGTAATGAGAAGGAGTCAAAGAACTATATATTCACTAATTCAAAGGTACTCCGATGTTTCGTTTATAATGACTTCGGCTGAAAGGTTTAATACTACAAAAGAGGGAGAAACATTGTTACGGGAATTCGTGTCATATTCGAAAATTGAAGCTTTGTTTTGTGTAGAAATG AGTGTCACAAAGTTAAAGAACATTGATAAAGCTTGTAGAAATGTTTTACCAGACTTAAAACATTTCATATGCATGCAGAGTGATGCGATTGAAGTCTGTGAATCAAGAAGCAAcgcaaattataattgtattaacgtGCAGTGTGATAAATCCGTTCGAAAACcagaaatcatattaaaatacatgaaTAAATTGATAGAATCTGTAAATGATTCTAAACCCGTTTCAGTCATTTTTGATGATCCGTTAATATCTAAACATG atAACTTTGATTCAATCTCAGAATATTTACCGAAAACCATCAAAGAATTACTTGAACTCAATATAGATTTGCCGGAATATCCACGATTTGAACAATGTACATccaaaagtattccaaatactggTAATAATAGTCTATTACCGGTGTTCATTATTCCTGGATTAGGAGTTTCGCGGATACAACCTTTAATCAATCAAATTATGCATCCAGTATTTTGTGCTAAATTTCCGTCGTACATTAACTCGGTCGAAAATGCAGCGCTAGGTTTACTATGG CCTTTGAAACAAATTCAATCGGAAGGACCATTCACGATTGTCGGCGAAACATGGGGTGGAAATATTGCGGTGGAGCTTGCAAAGATAATGGAAGGATTTGGTGAAACCGTCAACCTTATATTACTGGATGGCTGTCCTTCTGATAATAAAAAGCGTTTAAAACTCGTAGATAACTTCGATTTTAAACAATTGAGTGGAAATTCGGAAGCAAAG gaaaaaattaatagttcgATAGATGTGCTTATGAACCAATTAAGTGCAGTTAAAGATTTCATTCCTAATAATACTCAACTTGCAGCGAATACGGTCATCGCTAGACCATCTACTTCGGATATTTTAGACtcctgtattaattttgaaaaa TACCATTGTGGCAAACTAACAGTACACATTTCAAAGAAGTCATCAtacattgaatttataaatagtttggAAGCTGCTgctattataaatgaaaattcatCGTTTAAGTGgtag